From the genome of Nitrosopumilus sp., one region includes:
- a CDS encoding copper-binding protein produces MSNWDLMMPGMGLTAIGLAGLTLSYAGIAHTFIDGMHALTGLTMFVGLIFLAAGILDGGVSTSNRAKATALVILSISLGFGMYAMGTMNTSNFTVTLAGILMAIAFPAIVFAYLSMKHPSVAKPIGGISAIASAMGIIMWVSFGIFSAPDTYMIPQEIGVEEPVEDITPSGPIFAIEILEDSTIEGNPDYKPDVAIVPQGHTIQWTNADSIVHTVTSSEGFGELFDSSLMNMSDIFSLDTTELEIGEHEYVCSLHPYMVATFIIEEPKEPTKVIIPTGAAIPEDGQIYYDPEVIDVTIGTTVAWDNVDATVHTVTSGNAPETDGIFDSEMMAAGDVYEFTFTETGNYNYFCTFHPWMVGTVNVE; encoded by the coding sequence ATGAGTAATTGGGACCTCATGATGCCGGGAATGGGACTCACAGCCATAGGCTTGGCTGGACTTACACTGTCGTATGCCGGAATTGCACATACATTCATTGACGGCATGCATGCCCTCACAGGACTTACAATGTTTGTAGGACTAATTTTTCTAGCCGCAGGCATCCTAGACGGAGGCGTCTCAACCAGCAACAGAGCCAAAGCAACAGCTTTGGTAATTTTGTCAATATCGTTAGGATTTGGTATGTATGCCATGGGCACCATGAACACATCAAACTTTACAGTAACTTTAGCAGGAATTTTAATGGCAATTGCATTTCCCGCAATTGTCTTTGCATATCTATCAATGAAGCATCCAAGTGTTGCCAAACCAATTGGAGGGATATCAGCAATTGCATCTGCGATGGGAATAATCATGTGGGTATCATTTGGAATTTTCTCAGCTCCAGACACATACATGATCCCTCAGGAAATAGGAGTCGAAGAGCCTGTTGAAGACATCACGCCTTCAGGGCCAATATTTGCAATTGAAATTCTTGAAGACTCCACGATAGAGGGGAATCCGGATTACAAACCAGATGTAGCAATAGTTCCTCAAGGACATACAATTCAATGGACAAATGCGGATTCAATTGTACATACAGTAACTAGCTCAGAAGGTTTTGGTGAATTATTTGACTCAAGTTTAATGAATATGAGCGATATATTTTCACTAGATACAACAGAATTAGAAATTGGAGAACATGAATATGTGTGTAGTTTACACCCATACATGGTTGCAACATTTATCATTGAAGAACCAAAAGAACCAACCAAAGTCATAATTCCAACAGGAGCAGCCATTCCAGAAGATGGACAAATTTACTACGACCCAGAAGTAATTGACGTTACAATCGGAACTACAGTTGCATGGGACAATGTAGATGCAACAGTCCACACAGTTACGTCAGGCAATGCACCAGAAACAGATGGAATATTTGATTCTGAAATGATGGCAGCAGGGGATGTTTATGAATTTACATTTACAGAAACAGGAAATTACAATTATTTCTGTACATTCCATCCATGGATGGTAGGAACTGTTAACGTAGAATAG
- a CDS encoding DUF2024 family protein, which yields MEIHVYDTYVKAADGHTMHFDVITGEKDHDKAITYGKEWLKSVGEGESEMTTNECTFCHSQGAPEPVEQAIKDNGYFIQKMEGCP from the coding sequence ATGGAAATTCACGTATACGACACTTATGTCAAAGCAGCAGATGGGCACACCATGCACTTTGATGTAATCACAGGTGAAAAAGATCACGACAAGGCCATCACATACGGCAAAGAGTGGTTGAAATCAGTAGGTGAAGGTGAATCAGAAATGACTACAAACGAATGTACTTTCTGTCACTCACAAGGAGCACCAGAGCCTGTTGAACAGGCAATTAAGGATAACGGCTACTTCATCCAAAAGATGGAAGGCTGCCCTTAA
- a CDS encoding DNA-directed RNA polymerase, translating to MFSISTLVDVVRIPPRLFGTTLKKAAVNILKEKYESMINADLGYIIMILDAKVDEMGKMIAGDGGTFHKVEFEALTFYPKLQEIVQGEIVDITDFGAFVRIGPTDALLHLSQVMDDYLKSDVKSGMILANQSGRTLKVGSVLRARITAVSLGKAAAMGKIGITCRQPFLGADDWIAEEIKKASGGSDEPAKEAKVEAS from the coding sequence TTGTTTTCTATATCCACCCTAGTTGATGTTGTTAGGATTCCTCCAAGATTGTTTGGAACTACGCTCAAAAAGGCAGCAGTAAACATCCTCAAAGAAAAGTATGAGAGTATGATTAATGCAGATTTAGGTTACATCATCATGATTTTAGATGCCAAAGTGGATGAAATGGGGAAAATGATCGCCGGAGACGGTGGAACATTTCACAAGGTTGAGTTTGAAGCATTAACATTCTATCCAAAACTACAAGAAATTGTTCAAGGTGAAATTGTAGACATTACAGACTTCGGAGCATTTGTAAGGATTGGTCCAACAGATGCATTGCTTCACCTGTCACAAGTGATGGATGATTATCTTAAGAGTGATGTCAAGTCAGGAATGATTTTAGCTAATCAAAGTGGAAGAACGCTTAAAGTTGGCTCAGTACTACGTGCAAGAATCACAGCAGTCTCGCTAGGCAAGGCAGCTGCAATGGGTAAGATTGGAATTACGTGCAGACAACCATTCCTGGGTGCAGATGACTGGATTGCAGAAGAAATTAAAAAAGCCAGTGGGGGTTCTGACGAACCTGCAAAAGAAGCTAAAGTAGAGGCAAGTTAA
- a CDS encoding aspartate dehydrogenase, translating to MTRIGLLGCGVIGTQIAIAIDSGKIPATLTHVYDDSKEASAILVEKLKNKPEIVENPHLLSSHPVNIVVEAASQDAVRDVGLSILQNKRDFMIMSVGALLDESIYEILSDACNDFKKTIFLPSGAIAGLDGIKSIKDELESVSITTTKHPRSLKGAIFFENSKIDLDSICSPTIIFEGYAKEAVSLFPANVNVAALLSLSGIGSEKTGVKIVADPNTDKNTHHIEAFGKFGKMTFTIENLPDPENPKTSRLAILSAIETLKKYCSDDIQIGT from the coding sequence TTGACACGAATCGGTCTGTTGGGATGTGGTGTAATTGGCACTCAAATTGCAATTGCAATTGACTCTGGTAAAATTCCTGCAACTCTCACTCACGTGTACGATGATTCCAAAGAAGCATCTGCAATCTTGGTTGAAAAATTAAAAAACAAACCTGAGATTGTCGAAAATCCGCATCTGTTGTCCTCACATCCTGTCAACATCGTAGTTGAGGCGGCATCTCAAGACGCCGTAAGGGATGTAGGATTGAGCATTCTTCAAAATAAGCGCGATTTCATGATCATGAGTGTTGGAGCGCTACTTGATGAATCCATCTATGAAATATTGTCTGATGCTTGCAATGACTTTAAAAAAACAATATTTCTTCCCTCTGGCGCAATAGCTGGTTTGGATGGAATTAAATCAATTAAGGATGAACTGGAATCTGTTTCAATTACTACTACCAAGCATCCTCGTTCTTTAAAGGGTGCCATATTTTTTGAAAATTCTAAAATTGATTTGGATTCTATATGTTCGCCAACAATTATTTTTGAAGGCTATGCAAAAGAGGCAGTCTCTTTATTTCCTGCCAATGTCAATGTTGCAGCGCTGCTTTCTTTGTCTGGAATTGGCAGTGAAAAAACTGGTGTAAAAATTGTCGCAGATCCAAACACTGATAAAAATACCCATCACATCGAAGCCTTTGGCAAATTTGGTAAGATGACCTTTACCATTGAGAATCTTCCCGATCCTGAAAATCCCAAAACTAGTCGGTTGGCAATTTTATCTGCTATAGAAACTCTGAAAAAATACTGCTCAGATGACATTCAGATCGGTACATAA
- a CDS encoding transcription elongation factor Spt4, with the protein MAREMACRKCKFVTTLKVCPSCKSSDLTPDWNGVVLVVDPTNSEISKTLNITKKGKYAIKVT; encoded by the coding sequence ATGGCTAGAGAAATGGCATGCCGCAAATGTAAATTTGTTACAACTCTCAAAGTATGTCCAAGCTGCAAATCATCAGATCTCACTCCAGATTGGAATGGAGTTGTACTAGTTGTTGATCCTACAAATTCAGAAATTTCAAAAACTCTCAACATTACAAAAAAAGGCAAATACGCAATCAAAGTAACATAG
- the nadC gene encoding carboxylating nicotinate-nucleotide diphosphorylase, which produces MLKFNSKKQLSQFLDEDVGKGDITSALLDKKRISVKIISRENAIIAGTSHVRTIFKLKKCNVRILKKDGSKIKPNQTIMMITGDAKDILTCERTALNLLTRMSGIATQTNEMVKKIPKKTKLYATRKTAPGLRYFDKEAVEIGGGKKHRLRLDEMVMIKDNHIAVGESLRTLIKKTKKRHTKFEVEVENTEDAVLAAKENATIIMLDNFTPLQIKNTIKILKDQKLRSRVKIEASGGINIKNISKYGQTEVDIISVGSITNSVHGIDMSLEI; this is translated from the coding sequence ATGTTGAAATTTAATTCTAAAAAACAGTTATCCCAGTTTCTAGACGAAGACGTAGGAAAAGGAGACATTACAAGTGCACTTTTAGACAAAAAAAGAATATCAGTTAAAATCATTTCCAGAGAAAATGCCATTATTGCAGGGACATCTCATGTGAGAACTATTTTTAAATTAAAGAAATGCAATGTCAGGATTTTAAAAAAGGACGGCTCCAAAATAAAACCAAACCAAACGATAATGATGATCACAGGAGATGCAAAGGACATTTTGACATGCGAAAGGACGGCCTTAAATCTCCTCACAAGAATGAGTGGAATTGCGACACAGACAAATGAGATGGTAAAAAAAATTCCAAAGAAGACAAAACTGTATGCCACAAGAAAAACGGCTCCAGGACTAAGATATTTTGACAAAGAAGCAGTGGAAATCGGAGGAGGTAAAAAACACAGACTGAGACTAGACGAAATGGTGATGATAAAAGACAATCACATCGCAGTAGGGGAGTCATTACGCACATTGATTAAAAAAACGAAAAAGAGACACACAAAATTTGAAGTTGAAGTCGAGAATACTGAAGATGCAGTGCTTGCAGCAAAAGAAAATGCAACGATCATCATGCTAGATAATTTTACCCCGTTACAGATCAAAAATACCATCAAAATACTCAAAGATCAAAAACTTCGAAGCAGAGTCAAGATTGAGGCATCAGGAGGAATCAACATAAAGAATATTTCAAAGTACGGGCAAACAGAAGTCGATATAATATCAGTTGGAAGCATTACAAATTCCGTTCATGGAATAGATATGAGTTTGGAGATTTAG
- a CDS encoding P-loop NTPase translates to MVGIDQVLEKLSTVIDPDLKKDIVSMGMIKDLELTDGNLKFTLELTTPACPFNVEIEDDVRKAVAELSDLKNFDLNVTAKVMEGRSLDDDTGMKTVKNIIGVASGKGGVGKSTVSLNLALALADEGAKVGLLDADIYGPSIPLMLGMKDGSMEVEDNKLQPADSHGLKVVSFGFFADQSNQAAIYRGPIISGILKQFLVDTNWSELDYLIVDLPPGTGDIPLTLAQTIPITGILVVTTPQDVASHVAVKAVSMFEKLNVPIIGVVENMSHFICPNCDDKHYIFGEGGAKKISEQFDMPFLGEIPLNAGIMAGSDLGKPIMITNPESPSAVAFRKSAKNIAAQCSIIAANLQEEMASESATADEEQSSSEASTT, encoded by the coding sequence ATGGTTGGAATTGATCAAGTTCTAGAAAAACTCAGCACGGTCATTGATCCTGATTTGAAAAAAGATATCGTATCAATGGGTATGATAAAAGATTTGGAGCTTACTGATGGCAATTTGAAATTTACTTTGGAATTAACTACGCCTGCATGTCCTTTCAATGTGGAAATTGAAGATGATGTCAGAAAAGCCGTTGCCGAACTGTCTGATTTGAAAAATTTTGATTTGAACGTCACTGCAAAAGTGATGGAAGGACGTTCACTTGATGATGATACTGGAATGAAAACTGTCAAAAATATTATTGGAGTCGCAAGCGGAAAAGGCGGCGTTGGAAAATCCACTGTTTCTCTAAACTTGGCATTGGCATTGGCAGATGAGGGTGCCAAAGTTGGATTATTGGATGCTGACATTTACGGTCCTAGCATTCCGTTGATGCTTGGAATGAAAGATGGTTCCATGGAAGTTGAAGATAACAAGCTTCAGCCTGCAGATTCTCACGGATTAAAGGTCGTATCTTTTGGTTTCTTTGCAGATCAATCAAATCAAGCGGCAATTTATCGTGGTCCAATTATTTCTGGAATCCTAAAACAATTCCTTGTTGATACTAACTGGTCCGAATTGGATTATCTTATTGTAGATCTTCCTCCTGGGACTGGCGATATTCCGTTAACCTTGGCACAGACCATCCCAATTACTGGAATTCTTGTTGTTACTACTCCACAGGATGTTGCAAGTCATGTTGCAGTGAAGGCCGTTTCCATGTTTGAAAAGTTAAACGTACCAATTATCGGAGTTGTTGAAAATATGAGTCACTTTATCTGTCCAAACTGTGATGACAAACATTACATCTTTGGCGAGGGTGGTGCAAAGAAAATTAGTGAACAGTTTGACATGCCTTTCTTGGGTGAAATTCCATTGAATGCTGGAATCATGGCTGGTTCTGATCTTGGCAAACCCATTATGATAACAAATCCTGAATCTCCAAGTGCTGTGGCCTTTAGAAAGAGTGCCAAAAACATTGCAGCTCAGTGCAGCATCATTGCAGCAAACTTACAAGAAGAGATGGCATCCGAAAGTGCTACTGCTGATGAAGAACAATCATCATCAGAGGCTAGCACCACATAG
- a CDS encoding DUF359 domain-containing protein: protein MKIPLGVLLPESQVDKENIQKFLSDDPFVITVGDRTTEKMIGFNLIPSIQIIDGQEKRKKREPPKMTNAVELNVDNPAAEVTQQSIGLVKKAFGMKPPIRISVNGEEDLLVLPVCIYAPENSVVMYGQPNEGLVIVKITPQIRNKTQTLLDSME from the coding sequence CTGAAGATTCCTTTGGGAGTGCTTTTGCCTGAAAGCCAAGTTGACAAAGAAAATATTCAAAAATTCCTTTCAGATGATCCCTTTGTAATCACTGTAGGCGACAGGACAACTGAGAAGATGATTGGTTTTAACCTGATTCCCTCCATACAAATTATCGACGGTCAGGAAAAAAGAAAAAAAAGGGAACCGCCAAAAATGACAAATGCCGTTGAGTTAAACGTGGATAATCCTGCAGCTGAAGTTACTCAACAAAGTATAGGTCTTGTCAAAAAAGCCTTTGGCATGAAACCTCCTATTCGAATTAGTGTTAATGGGGAGGAGGATCTTCTTGTGTTGCCTGTATGTATTTATGCTCCTGAAAACTCTGTCGTCATGTATGGACAACCGAACGAGGGACTGGTAATAGTCAAGATCACTCCACAAATTAGAAATAAAACACAAACCCTTCTTGATTCAATGGAATAA
- the nadA gene encoding quinolinate synthase NadA, which translates to MLVQQSSYLKDEILRLKKEKDVVILAHNYQIPDVQDVADFTGDSLGLSRKATTVSQKTILFCGVNFMAETAAIISPQKTVLLPDLEAGCSLSDSITVDELRNWKKQHPGAIAVGYVNTTAEIKAELDYCCTSSNAVNVVKAIPDDTDILFLPDMFLGSYVAKMTGRKNMHIWAGECHVHAGITPEDVTKKLNSMKDTEFVIHPECSCTTPLMYDVADGSFDDQKVSILSTEGMLNHVKKSNTKNFVVATETGILYRMRKDNPDKTFIPASEKAECQYMKMITLEKVYNALVHEKNVVTVPKVIADKARLAIDRMLAIS; encoded by the coding sequence ATGCTTGTACAACAATCGTCTTATCTTAAAGATGAAATTTTGAGACTGAAAAAAGAAAAGGATGTGGTAATTTTGGCACATAACTATCAGATTCCTGATGTGCAGGATGTGGCTGACTTTACTGGGGATTCTTTGGGTCTGTCTAGGAAGGCGACAACAGTTTCACAAAAGACTATCTTGTTTTGCGGTGTGAACTTTATGGCTGAGACTGCCGCAATTATCAGCCCTCAAAAAACAGTTTTACTTCCGGATTTGGAAGCAGGCTGTTCGTTATCTGACTCTATCACCGTTGATGAATTACGTAATTGGAAAAAACAGCATCCTGGTGCGATTGCTGTTGGTTATGTAAATACCACTGCAGAAATCAAAGCAGAACTTGACTATTGTTGTACTTCATCTAATGCTGTAAATGTTGTAAAAGCGATTCCTGACGATACGGATATTTTGTTTCTGCCTGACATGTTTCTTGGATCTTATGTTGCAAAAATGACTGGTAGAAAAAATATGCACATCTGGGCTGGCGAATGCCACGTTCATGCAGGAATTACTCCTGAAGATGTCACCAAAAAATTAAACTCCATGAAAGATACTGAATTTGTGATTCATCCCGAATGCAGCTGCACCACTCCTTTGATGTATGATGTTGCCGATGGAAGCTTTGATGATCAAAAGGTTTCAATCCTTTCTACTGAGGGAATGCTGAATCATGTAAAAAAGTCAAACACCAAGAACTTTGTTGTTGCAACTGAGACCGGAATTCTATATCGTATGAGGAAAGACAACCCTGATAAAACCTTCATTCCTGCCTCTGAAAAAGCTGAATGTCAATATATGAAAATGATTACACTTGAAAAAGTGTATAATGCATTGGTGCATGAAAAAAATGTTGTCACTGTTCCAAAAGTCATTGCTGACAAGGCTCGTTTGGCGATAGATAGAATGCTTGCAATTAGCTAA
- a CDS encoding protoheme IX farnesyltransferase produces MGFNEILEISKPRIVVLLVITAVTSMYGASKLVPGTPELEYWYYLHIIVAGGLASAGSSALNHYYDKDIDPKMTRTSTRPIPSGRMKASSVLIYGLAVSCISVIYGYFALNAVSAFFIAVGIFSYVIIYTVWLKRRNSSNIVIGGIAGSAAAWAGWAAATGSMDLLGFLVGFLVFVWTPSHFWCLAMKIKDEYAQAEVPMLPVVIGMQKTSKFILGNTLILIPYSLLLSFIPDGMGIVYTVIAIVSGGLMLVYHYKLTKTPTSEFAWKAYKVTAPYLTIIFVAVALDAAFHYNLPSF; encoded by the coding sequence TTGGGATTTAATGAAATACTGGAGATATCCAAACCCAGAATTGTAGTTCTTTTAGTGATTACCGCTGTTACATCCATGTATGGTGCTAGTAAGCTGGTTCCTGGTACCCCTGAACTTGAATATTGGTATTATTTGCACATAATTGTAGCTGGTGGATTGGCATCTGCTGGATCTAGCGCCCTAAATCACTATTATGACAAGGACATAGATCCAAAAATGACCCGGACGAGTACAAGGCCTATTCCATCTGGACGGATGAAGGCATCAAGTGTTTTGATTTATGGATTGGCTGTAAGCTGCATTTCTGTAATCTATGGTTATTTTGCCTTAAATGCAGTTTCGGCGTTTTTTATAGCAGTAGGAATTTTCTCATATGTAATTATTTATACAGTTTGGCTAAAACGTAGAAATTCTTCAAATATTGTAATTGGTGGAATTGCCGGTAGTGCTGCGGCATGGGCTGGATGGGCTGCTGCTACGGGCAGTATGGATCTATTGGGATTCCTGGTCGGATTCTTGGTATTTGTATGGACTCCTTCCCACTTTTGGTGTCTTGCGATGAAAATTAAGGATGAATATGCGCAAGCCGAAGTCCCCATGCTTCCTGTGGTAATTGGAATGCAAAAAACATCAAAATTTATTTTAGGCAATACGCTGATTTTGATTCCATATTCGTTACTGCTTTCGTTTATTCCTGATGGAATGGGAATTGTTTACACTGTTATTGCAATTGTTTCTGGAGGATTGATGCTTGTATATCATTACAAATTGACAAAGACTCCTACATCCGAATTTGCTTGGAAAGCATACAAGGTCACTGCGCCATACCTGACAATAATTTTTGTAGCCGTTGCATTAGATGCTGCGTTTCATTATAATTTACCGTCGTTTTAA
- a CDS encoding tetratricopeptide repeat protein, with protein MTGLFGRTSKDPNLKTNVKKFKEFKKLLQAKKYDESLKAGLILLKTAPNHHDALFMVGSIYYLKNKHRLAVSYFDKSLDIGEYDVDVLLLKAYSHQKLGEHKRAISCCEKILEIDPKNKPVDGLLQELGGI; from the coding sequence TTGACCGGATTGTTTGGAAGGACTTCGAAAGATCCTAATCTCAAAACCAACGTTAAAAAATTTAAGGAATTCAAGAAATTACTTCAGGCAAAAAAATACGATGAGTCTCTGAAAGCCGGTCTGATTCTGTTAAAGACTGCTCCAAATCACCATGATGCGCTGTTCATGGTGGGGAGCATTTATTATTTAAAAAATAAGCACAGGTTGGCCGTCTCATACTTTGATAAATCCCTTGATATTGGAGAATATGATGTTGATGTGTTGCTGTTAAAAGCATATTCTCATCAAAAATTAGGTGAACATAAGCGAGCAATTTCATGCTGTGAGAAAATTTTGGAAATTGATCCTAAAAACAAACCCGTGGATGGATTATTACAAGAATTGGGAGGGATCTAA
- a CDS encoding CDC48 family AAA ATPase, with protein MARKEEPLQMKIGEAKQRDIGKKRARIGPEAMDFLKVTPGDVIEIMGSRSSCAIVWPTDEDEKEENIVRVDGQTRKNVGASLNDFVKIRKAISKIAKTVSIIPVNGSISLDKEFTDFIQDRLRGLPIAHGDDISVMILGNTIDFKITKTVPKRVVKMDRTTVLNISKETSVDKKIRVTYEEVGGLGNEVKAMREIVELPLKHPELFARLGVEPHNGILLYGPPGCGKTLLAKVIASESEANMYSINGPEIMNKYYGETEAKLRDIFKEAKEKSPSIIFIDEIDAIAPKREEAYGDVEKRLVAQLLALMDGLDDRGNVVVLGATNRPDSVDPALRRPGRFDREFEVSVPNEEGRLEILEIHTRGMPIGDDIDLKDLSSDLHGYTGADLKSLCREAALKSIRRYLPKIDLETEKIPMEILQSMQIKLIDFYDAMHDVVPTAMREFYVERPKVWWQDVGGLDDVKKSLSDNLVTAMKEPNKFTKMGIRPPKGALMYGPPGCGKTLLARALATETGANMILVRGPEVLSKWLGESEKAIREIFRKAKAASPCIVIFDELDSLARSKSGDNAGGETLLSQLLTEIEEGSSSRVVVVGITNRPDILDNALLRTGRLDLAFYVAPPDEKGRLEIIKILTGKMPLAKDVKLQEIAVTTQNYSGADLAALCREAAIEAMRNNSTEISKHNFANGLSKIKPSITKEVDNWYNTAKESISNVVPKTENKSFYG; from the coding sequence TTGGCACGCAAAGAAGAACCTTTGCAAATGAAAATTGGAGAGGCAAAGCAACGAGACATAGGTAAAAAACGTGCCAGAATAGGTCCTGAAGCAATGGATTTTCTTAAAGTCACACCAGGAGACGTCATAGAAATTATGGGTTCAAGATCTAGTTGCGCAATAGTTTGGCCAACAGATGAGGATGAAAAAGAAGAAAACATCGTAAGAGTTGATGGACAAACAAGGAAAAATGTTGGCGCATCGTTAAATGATTTTGTCAAAATTAGAAAAGCAATATCAAAGATTGCAAAAACAGTGTCCATAATACCAGTAAACGGTTCAATTTCACTGGATAAGGAATTCACAGATTTCATTCAAGACAGATTAAGAGGATTACCGATTGCACACGGTGATGACATATCAGTTATGATTTTAGGAAACACCATAGATTTCAAAATTACAAAAACAGTTCCCAAAAGAGTAGTCAAAATGGATAGAACCACAGTACTCAATATTTCAAAAGAAACATCCGTAGATAAAAAAATCAGAGTGACATATGAGGAAGTTGGAGGATTAGGAAACGAGGTTAAGGCGATGCGAGAAATTGTGGAGTTGCCATTAAAACATCCAGAGCTGTTTGCAAGACTTGGAGTTGAGCCACATAATGGAATTTTGCTTTACGGTCCGCCAGGGTGTGGAAAGACCCTGCTTGCAAAAGTAATAGCAAGCGAATCAGAAGCTAACATGTATTCAATTAACGGTCCAGAGATCATGAACAAGTATTATGGAGAAACAGAAGCCAAGCTCAGAGACATATTCAAAGAAGCAAAAGAAAAAAGTCCAAGCATCATATTCATAGATGAAATTGATGCCATAGCACCAAAAAGAGAAGAAGCCTATGGAGATGTAGAAAAAAGACTGGTGGCTCAATTATTGGCACTGATGGACGGTTTGGATGACAGAGGAAACGTAGTTGTGCTCGGTGCAACAAACAGACCGGACAGTGTTGATCCAGCACTTAGAAGGCCAGGAAGATTCGACAGGGAATTTGAGGTGTCAGTACCAAATGAAGAGGGAAGATTGGAAATTCTTGAAATCCACACCAGAGGAATGCCAATTGGTGATGACATAGACCTCAAAGATTTGTCGTCAGATTTACACGGATATACGGGTGCAGATCTTAAGTCATTATGCAGGGAAGCGGCATTGAAATCAATCAGAAGATATCTGCCAAAAATAGATCTTGAGACTGAAAAAATTCCAATGGAAATATTACAATCCATGCAAATAAAACTAATCGACTTTTATGATGCGATGCATGATGTAGTTCCCACAGCAATGAGAGAATTTTACGTTGAAAGGCCAAAAGTGTGGTGGCAGGATGTCGGAGGATTGGATGATGTTAAAAAATCACTATCAGACAACCTCGTCACAGCAATGAAAGAACCAAATAAATTTACAAAAATGGGGATAAGACCTCCAAAAGGAGCTTTGATGTACGGCCCGCCAGGATGTGGAAAGACCCTGCTTGCACGTGCACTAGCTACGGAAACAGGTGCAAACATGATTTTGGTCAGAGGTCCAGAAGTACTTTCGAAATGGCTAGGCGAATCTGAAAAAGCGATCAGAGAAATATTCAGAAAAGCAAAAGCTGCCTCACCATGCATAGTAATTTTTGACGAATTAGACTCACTTGCACGTTCCAAATCTGGCGATAATGCGGGTGGTGAGACACTTCTAAGCCAATTGCTGACTGAAATTGAAGAGGGTTCTTCGTCAAGAGTAGTAGTAGTTGGAATTACAAATAGACCAGACATTTTAGACAACGCCCTATTAAGAACAGGCAGATTGGATTTGGCATTTTATGTCGCACCACCGGATGAAAAAGGGAGATTGGAGATTATCAAAATCCTAACGGGGAAAATGCCATTGGCAAAAGATGTAAAACTGCAGGAAATTGCAGTTACCACACAAAACTATTCTGGTGCAGACCTGGCTGCGCTTTGCAGAGAAGCTGCAATCGAAGCCATGAGAAACAATTCAACAGAAATTTCAAAACATAACTTTGCAAATGGTCTGAGTAAAATTAAGCCATCCATCACTAAAGAAGTAGATAATTGGTATAATACAGCAAAGGAAAGTATATCTAACGTTGTGCCAAAGACAGAGAATAAATCATTCTACGGATAA
- a CDS encoding peptidase, whose translation MQEIILSQSDKKILSEYSENQKPNESCAILFGKGNQVSDMFLTENIEKSPVNFTISNEQLIEAYKTAEERKMEIIGIFHSHPNSDAFPSNKDEKFMQINPVTWIIYSGINKNFKAFILESNITEIPIIEK comes from the coding sequence TTGCAAGAGATCATCCTATCACAATCAGACAAAAAAATTCTATCAGAATACTCAGAAAACCAAAAGCCCAACGAATCATGCGCCATACTATTTGGAAAAGGGAATCAAGTTTCAGACATGTTCCTGACAGAGAATATTGAAAAATCACCCGTAAATTTTACAATTTCAAATGAGCAGCTGATTGAAGCGTATAAGACAGCAGAAGAAAGAAAAATGGAGATCATAGGCATATTTCATTCGCATCCCAATTCAGACGCATTTCCATCCAACAAGGATGAAAAGTTCATGCAAATCAATCCAGTGACATGGATAATTTATTCAGGAATTAACAAAAATTTCAAGGCATTCATTCTAGAATCAAACATCACAGAAATTCCAATAATAGAGAAATAG